One window of Novosphingobium sp. P6W genomic DNA carries:
- the rseP gene encoding RIP metalloprotease RseP translates to MTGSPGLLTTIFAFLLVLGPLVLIHELGHYLVGRLFGVKADAFSIGFGKELAGWTDKRGTRWKLSALPLGGYVQFAGDMNPSSAPSARNDGLTAQERAQTFHAKPLWQRALIVLAGPMTNLLLCVAIFAAFYGVYGRVVADAEVSGFSQNSPAQKAGLRLGDRIVAIDSEKIDSATEISDHTAYFPGKTISVAVAREGRTLVVPVTLASLELSDKFGNKARVGNLGVELMPALVGGFYGDSPAEKAGIQLGDRIVAVNGVAVAGFGDIPRLIRPNAGQTVQVTVRRGGQALTIPVAITAGTITDEQGKVEKVGQIGVRAGRLEQVGPLRAVGLGVDQSFKVMGTMVTGIVQIFTGDRSVRELGGPVKIAQYSGQQFSLGWEAFVSFAALISINLAFINLLPIPGLDGGHLAFYAAELVRRRPLGARSQEWAIRTGVALVLALMVFVTVNDLAQLPIFGG, encoded by the coding sequence GTGACCGGATCACCAGGACTTCTGACGACGATCTTCGCCTTCCTCCTGGTGCTGGGCCCGCTGGTCCTTATCCATGAGCTGGGACACTATCTGGTGGGCCGCCTGTTCGGCGTGAAGGCGGATGCCTTCTCGATCGGATTCGGCAAGGAACTGGCTGGCTGGACCGACAAGCGCGGCACCCGCTGGAAGCTCTCGGCGCTGCCGCTGGGCGGCTATGTCCAGTTCGCGGGTGACATGAACCCGTCAAGCGCGCCGAGCGCCCGCAACGACGGCCTGACCGCGCAGGAACGCGCACAGACTTTCCATGCCAAGCCGCTGTGGCAGCGCGCGCTGATCGTGCTGGCCGGGCCGATGACCAACCTGTTGCTCTGCGTGGCGATTTTTGCTGCTTTCTACGGAGTGTACGGCCGCGTCGTCGCCGATGCCGAAGTCAGCGGCTTTTCGCAGAATTCTCCCGCCCAGAAGGCCGGTCTGCGCCTGGGCGACCGTATCGTCGCCATCGATAGCGAAAAGATCGACAGCGCCACTGAGATCAGCGACCACACCGCCTACTTCCCAGGCAAGACGATCTCCGTCGCGGTGGCACGGGAAGGGCGCACCCTTGTCGTGCCGGTCACGCTGGCCTCACTGGAACTGAGCGACAAGTTCGGTAACAAGGCGCGGGTCGGCAATCTCGGCGTGGAACTGATGCCGGCGCTGGTCGGCGGTTTCTATGGCGATTCGCCTGCGGAAAAGGCCGGTATCCAGCTGGGTGACCGCATTGTGGCCGTAAACGGCGTTGCCGTGGCCGGCTTTGGCGATATCCCGCGTCTGATCCGCCCCAATGCTGGGCAGACCGTACAGGTTACCGTGCGCAGAGGCGGTCAGGCCCTGACCATCCCGGTCGCGATCACGGCTGGCACCATCACCGACGAGCAGGGCAAGGTCGAGAAAGTCGGCCAGATCGGCGTGCGCGCCGGCCGGCTTGAACAGGTCGGGCCGCTTCGTGCGGTTGGGCTTGGCGTCGACCAGAGCTTCAAGGTCATGGGCACGATGGTGACGGGCATCGTCCAAATCTTCACCGGCGATCGGTCGGTGCGGGAGCTGGGCGGGCCGGTCAAGATCGCCCAGTATTCGGGGCAACAGTTCAGCCTTGGCTGGGAAGCCTTCGTGAGCTTCGCGGCGCTGATTTCGATTAACTTGGCATTCATCAACCTCCTGCCAATTCCTGGCCTCGACGGCGGGCACCTGGCTTTCTACGCGGCTGAACTGGTCCGTCGCAGGCCGCTGGGGGCGCGCAGTCAGGAATGGGCGATCCGTACGGGCGTGGCATTGGTGCTCGCGCTCATGGTCTTCGTCACGGTCAACGATCTGGCTCAGCTCCCGATTTTCGGGGGATAG
- the dxr gene encoding 1-deoxy-D-xylulose-5-phosphate reductoisomerase, which produces MRTLTVLGATGSIGASTLDLVRRNRSDWRVVALTAHSSAAELARLAREFGAEIAVVADEAHLPALQEALAGSGIEAAGGPAALIEAAARGAEVTVAAIVGCAGLAPTMAAIEQGGVIALANKEALVSAGEVMMAAVAHHGATLLPVDSEHNAIFQCLSGGDAADVRWITLTASGGPFRDWSWERLMAATPAEAVRHPNWDMGAKISVDSATMFNKGLELIEAHHLFPVGLDKLRIIVHPQSVVHSMVEYRDGSTLAQLGPSDMRVPIASALAWPRRMDTPCAPLDLAEIGELTFRKPDEERFPATRLAREAAMAGGAVPAVLNAANEIAVAAFLAGHISFTRIAAQVEDVLASYAPPAPGCLSDVLDVDTEARARARMLVTSP; this is translated from the coding sequence ATGCGTACTCTTACCGTTCTAGGCGCCACTGGCTCGATCGGCGCCTCGACACTTGATCTCGTCCGCCGCAATCGCAGCGATTGGCGAGTGGTCGCGCTGACGGCGCATTCCAGCGCCGCCGAACTGGCACGTCTGGCGCGTGAATTCGGCGCCGAAATCGCGGTAGTCGCCGATGAAGCGCACCTGCCGGCCCTGCAGGAAGCGCTCGCTGGTTCAGGCATCGAGGCTGCAGGCGGCCCGGCCGCATTGATCGAGGCCGCTGCGCGCGGCGCCGAGGTGACTGTTGCCGCCATCGTCGGCTGCGCGGGCCTCGCGCCGACGATGGCGGCGATCGAGCAGGGCGGGGTGATCGCGCTCGCCAACAAGGAAGCGCTGGTTTCCGCGGGCGAAGTGATGATGGCCGCCGTCGCACACCATGGCGCCACGCTGCTGCCGGTCGATTCGGAACACAACGCGATCTTCCAGTGCCTGTCAGGAGGCGATGCCGCCGACGTGCGCTGGATCACCCTGACCGCCAGCGGCGGGCCGTTCCGCGACTGGTCGTGGGAGCGCCTCATGGCGGCCACCCCGGCCGAGGCGGTACGCCATCCCAACTGGGACATGGGCGCCAAGATCAGTGTCGATTCGGCGACGATGTTCAACAAGGGCCTCGAACTGATCGAGGCGCACCACCTGTTCCCGGTCGGGCTGGATAAGCTGCGTATCATCGTCCATCCGCAGTCGGTGGTCCATTCGATGGTGGAATACCGCGATGGCTCGACGCTGGCGCAGCTCGGCCCGTCCGACATGCGCGTGCCGATCGCCTCGGCGCTGGCCTGGCCGCGCCGGATGGATACGCCCTGCGCCCCGCTCGACCTTGCGGAAATCGGCGAGCTGACCTTCCGCAAGCCCGACGAGGAGCGCTTCCCCGCGACTCGTCTGGCGCGCGAAGCAGCGATGGCGGGCGGCGCGGTCCCGGCGGTGCTCAATGCTGCCAACGAAATCGCGGTCGCTGCATTTCTGGCCGGTCACATTTCGTTCACCCGTATTGCGGCACAAGTGGAGGACGTACTTGCGTCCTATGCACCGCCTGCGCCCGGTTGCCTCTCCGATGTCCTCGACGTAGACACGGAGGCAAGGGCGAGGGCGCGCATGCTCGTGACCAGCCCATGA
- a CDS encoding phosphatidate cytidylyltransferase, with protein MVGAEPPKSSSDLGVRTVSGIVMVAVAGTALWLGGAVWIAFVCAISVGVLYEWIRMARRAVPGPGGRAAWNFAGMLYVGIGAAMLLFLHNDAFTLAPVMTLLAAVIAVDVGAYFTGRTLRGPKIAPSISPSKTWSGLLGGAIGATLALFTAARLWQEGAIWLTPRGAAADAVSCFGTQPCWYATAGAVPLFATCLMTGILVAVCAQAGDFFESWMKRRAGLKDSGNLIPGHGGFFDRADGLLAVLFVLGLMILFQPR; from the coding sequence ATGGTGGGCGCTGAACCTCCCAAAAGCAGCTCCGACCTCGGGGTCAGGACGGTATCGGGGATCGTCATGGTTGCGGTCGCCGGCACAGCGCTCTGGCTGGGCGGGGCGGTATGGATCGCCTTCGTTTGCGCGATTTCCGTGGGCGTACTCTATGAGTGGATCCGGATGGCGCGCCGCGCAGTTCCGGGGCCGGGCGGGCGTGCCGCCTGGAACTTCGCAGGCATGCTCTACGTCGGTATCGGCGCCGCCATGCTGCTGTTCCTGCACAACGATGCCTTTACCCTGGCGCCGGTCATGACACTGCTCGCGGCCGTCATAGCCGTGGACGTGGGCGCTTATTTCACCGGACGCACTTTGCGCGGACCCAAGATTGCGCCGTCGATCAGTCCGTCCAAGACATGGTCGGGCCTTCTGGGCGGCGCCATCGGCGCCACGTTGGCGCTTTTCACGGCAGCACGTCTTTGGCAGGAAGGCGCGATCTGGCTCACGCCGCGCGGCGCCGCTGCCGATGCGGTTTCGTGTTTCGGGACGCAGCCATGCTGGTATGCGACCGCTGGCGCCGTACCGCTTTTCGCGACCTGCCTGATGACCGGCATCCTCGTCGCCGTCTGCGCGCAGGCCGGCGATTTCTTCGAAAGCTGGATGAAGCGCCGCGCCGGCCTCAAGGATTCGGGCAACCTGATTCCGGGTCACGGCGGCTTCTTCGACCGTGCTGACGGCTTGCTGGCGGTGCTGTTCGTGCTAGGGCTGATGATCCTGTTCCAGCCGCGATGA
- the uppS gene encoding polyprenyl diphosphate synthase, producing MAKEEPVQARHVAIIMDGNGRWAKKRHLPRALGHQRGVEAVRRVVRGAREMGLEALTLYAFSTENWRRPEEEVSDLMSLMKRFILSDLDEFAKAGVRLKIIGDYKAFKTDVVELVEGAMERTAGNTGTTLVVALNYGSQDEIARAAAKAAARGPVTPESIAAHLDTADLPPLDLLIRTSGEVRLSNFLLWQAAYAEMLFTDVLWPDFTAEHLRDALEAFSTRDRRYGGR from the coding sequence ATGGCCAAGGAGGAACCCGTACAGGCCCGTCATGTCGCCATCATCATGGACGGCAACGGGCGCTGGGCGAAGAAGCGTCACCTTCCGCGCGCGCTGGGCCACCAGCGCGGCGTGGAGGCGGTGCGCCGCGTCGTGCGCGGCGCGCGCGAGATGGGGCTTGAAGCGCTGACCCTTTATGCCTTCTCGACCGAGAACTGGCGGCGGCCCGAGGAAGAGGTTTCCGACCTCATGAGCCTGATGAAGCGCTTCATCCTTTCCGACCTCGACGAATTTGCGAAAGCCGGTGTTCGGCTGAAAATTATCGGCGATTACAAAGCCTTCAAGACCGATGTTGTCGAGCTGGTTGAAGGCGCGATGGAGCGCACGGCCGGCAATACCGGCACCACGCTGGTCGTTGCGCTCAACTATGGCTCTCAGGACGAGATCGCCCGCGCCGCCGCCAAGGCGGCCGCAAGGGGCCCTGTCACGCCCGAAAGCATCGCTGCGCATCTCGATACCGCCGACCTGCCGCCGCTCGACCTGCTGATCCGCACTTCGGGCGAAGTACGGCTGTCGAATTTCCTGCTGTGGCAGGCGGCCTATGCCGAGATGCTGTTCACCGACGTGCTCTGGCCGGACTTCACCGCCGAGCACTTGCGCGACGCACTCGAAGCGTTCTCCACCCGTGATCGGCGCTATGGTGGGCGCTGA
- the frr gene encoding ribosome recycling factor, with protein sequence MAKYDKADLERRMKGAIDSLKHDLSGLRTGRANTALLEPITVTVYGSSMPITSVATISAPEPRMLSVQVWDKSNIGPVEKAIRSAGLGLNPINDGNTLRLPIPDLTEERRKELAKLAGSYAEKARIAIRNVRRDGIENLKADEKKKEISEDDRKRGETEVQKLTDDMIKSLDEVFAGKEKEILGK encoded by the coding sequence ATGGCCAAGTACGACAAGGCCGATCTCGAACGCCGCATGAAGGGCGCGATCGATTCGCTCAAGCACGACCTCTCGGGCCTTCGCACCGGCCGCGCCAATACCGCGCTGCTGGAGCCGATCACGGTTACCGTCTACGGCAGTTCGATGCCGATCACTTCGGTGGCGACGATCTCCGCGCCCGAGCCGCGCATGCTTTCGGTGCAGGTGTGGGACAAGTCGAACATCGGACCCGTCGAGAAGGCGATCCGTTCTGCCGGTCTGGGCCTCAACCCGATCAATGACGGCAACACCCTGCGCCTGCCGATCCCTGACCTGACCGAGGAACGCCGCAAGGAACTTGCCAAGCTGGCTGGCTCCTATGCCGAGAAGGCCCGGATCGCGATCCGCAACGTGCGCCGCGACGGTATCGAGAACCTGAAGGCCGACGAGAAGAAGAAGGAAATCTCGGAAGACGACCGCAAGCGCGGCGAAACCGAAGTCCAGAAGCTGACCGACGATATGATCAAGTCGCTCGACGAAGTGTTTGCGGGCAAGGAAAAGGAAATCCTCGGCAAGTGA
- the pyrH gene encoding UMP kinase yields the protein MSSSPYKRVLLKLSGEVLMGSQQFGIDPDFVAELAKEVKAAKETGLEICLVIGGGNIFRGMAGAARGMDRAQADYMGMLATVMNALAMQNALEQIGVETRVQSAVQMDQVCEPVIRRRAERHLEKGRVVIFAAGVGAPYFTTDSGAALRAAEMKCCALLKGTSVDGIYDSDPKTNPDAKRYDSVDYDTVLADNLKVMDASAVALCRDNSIPIVVFSIREEGNLATVLAGGGTKTLVQKGA from the coding sequence ATGTCATCCTCCCCCTACAAACGTGTCCTGCTCAAACTCTCGGGCGAGGTGCTTATGGGGAGCCAGCAGTTCGGCATCGATCCCGATTTCGTTGCAGAACTGGCCAAGGAAGTGAAGGCGGCCAAGGAAACCGGCCTGGAGATCTGCCTCGTTATCGGCGGCGGCAATATCTTCCGCGGCATGGCGGGCGCCGCGCGCGGCATGGACCGTGCGCAGGCTGATTACATGGGCATGCTGGCCACCGTGATGAACGCGCTGGCGATGCAGAACGCGCTGGAGCAGATCGGCGTGGAAACGCGCGTGCAGTCCGCCGTGCAGATGGACCAGGTCTGCGAGCCGGTAATCCGCCGCCGTGCCGAGCGTCATCTTGAAAAGGGCCGCGTGGTGATATTCGCCGCCGGTGTGGGCGCGCCTTATTTCACCACCGATTCCGGTGCGGCGCTGCGTGCTGCCGAAATGAAGTGCTGCGCCCTGCTCAAGGGCACCAGCGTTGACGGCATTTACGACAGCGACCCCAAGACCAATCCCGACGCCAAGCGTTACGACAGCGTCGACTACGATACCGTCCTTGCCGACAACCTGAAGGTGATGGACGCCTCCGCCGTGGCGCTGTGCCGCGACAATTCGATTCCGATCGTCGTGTTCTCGATCCGGGAGGAAGGCAACCTTGCCACTGTCCTCGCCGGGGGCGGAACCAAGACGCTCGTCCAGAAGGGAGCCTGA
- a CDS encoding carboxymuconolactone decarboxylase family protein, whose amino-acid sequence MRVELDPQPQNAIPDLSVQYSPEIIRASGAFAMAPYRYSKLPLRLFEACRIATAVINGCTVCMNWRAQRDLRLLGVEGGVIDQADAPDEAMYQAVLDGDLSGLSERERLAVQFSQAMGENPRALGDDEAFWSKLKNVMSDAEIVDLTHCTAAWMAMGRVAHVLGVDAACSIGGPLAEAA is encoded by the coding sequence ATGCGCGTCGAACTCGATCCCCAACCCCAGAACGCAATCCCCGATCTGTCGGTGCAATATTCGCCCGAGATTATCCGGGCCAGCGGCGCCTTCGCGATGGCGCCCTACCGATACTCGAAGCTGCCTCTGCGCCTGTTCGAGGCCTGCCGCATCGCCACCGCCGTCATCAACGGCTGCACCGTATGCATGAACTGGCGCGCCCAGCGCGATTTGCGGCTGCTTGGCGTGGAAGGCGGTGTCATCGATCAGGCGGATGCGCCGGATGAAGCCATGTACCAGGCCGTGCTGGACGGTGACCTGAGCGGATTGAGCGAACGCGAGCGCCTTGCCGTGCAGTTCTCGCAGGCCATGGGTGAAAACCCGCGCGCTCTTGGCGACGACGAGGCATTCTGGAGCAAGCTCAAGAATGTCATGTCCGATGCCGAGATCGTCGACCTGACGCACTGTACGGCTGCGTGGATGGCCATGGGGCGTGTCGCGCATGTGCTCGGCGTGGATGCTGCCTGCTCGATCGGTGGGCCGTTGGCCGAGGCGGCTTGA